The Megachile rotundata isolate GNS110a chromosome 8, iyMegRotu1, whole genome shotgun sequence genome has a segment encoding these proteins:
- the l(1)G0196 gene encoding inositol hexakisphosphate and diphosphoinositol-pentakisphosphate kinase isoform X3, producing MSYTELEHGYQGLRSASRPIFYVGDINTVQPTLVGPVASSIYRSSKRAELSDGCSNDDGCMVGSDLEGEGKQVLVGVCAMAKKSQSKPMKEILTRLEEFEYIKIIVFPEEVILKESVEDWPIVDCLISFHSKGFPLDKAISYANLRNPFIINNLPMQYDIQDRRRVYAILESEGIEIPRYAVLDRDSSDPKHHELVESEDHVEVNGVTFNKPFVEKPVSAEDHNIYIYYPTSAGGGSQRLFRKIGSRSSVYSPESRVRKTGSYIYEDFMPTDGTDVKVYTVGPDYAHAEARKSPALDGKVERDSEGKEIRYPVILSNAEKLISRKVCLAFKQTVCGFDLLRANGQSFVCDVNGFSFVKNSNKYYDDCAKILGNMILRELAPTLHIPWSVPFQLDDPPIVPTTFGKMMELRCVVAVIRHGDRTPKQKMKVEVRHPKFFEIFAKYDGYKHGHIKLKRPKQLQEILDTARSLLAEIQHRAAGPELEEKQGKLEQLKSVLEMYGHFSGINRKVQMKYQPRGRPRGSSSDDDRLGEPSLVLILKWGGELTPAGRIQAEELGRIFRCMYPGGQGRHLSGDYAGAQGLGLLRLHSTFRHDLKIYASDEGRVQMTAAAFAKGLLALEGELTPILVQMVKSANTNGLLDNDCDSSKYQNMVKTRLHELLQQDREFTREDREQINPGNALSINAAMDFVKNPVRCCQHVHTLIQKLMDIVRIKKDDPKTKDAILYHGETWELMGRRWGKIEKDFCTKNKRFDISKIPDIYDCIKYDLQHNNHTLQFEHAEELYIYSKYLADIVIPQEYGLTVQEKLTIGQGICTPLLKKIRADLQRNIEESGEETVNRLNPRYSHGVSSPGRHVRTRLYFTSESHVHSLLTVLRYGGLLDVVKDEQWRRAMEYVSMVSELNYMSQIVVMLYEDPTKDPSSEERFHVELHFSPGVNCCVQKNLPPGPGFRPHSRNESSHNVGESGGSAQDTISQCSARIEEEDIELGILEDDFIHPPLQSDATPPLMETDAVDSMMDSPTTSRAVDMMDLDPNMMDEPFDSGFLQSSAPIPICARTVAGHEAARLGSQLAASQRQRRDAERSSIVEPRARSYDHQRQDKSEKAADKLQYQSLDAVNKEEKHVAEYQTKKYSQALLHVPTGKSMALPHSFSSPELPVPSIETSTSSSTPLVTLHNTPLASPTNRTSDVTDIVLPVPVIRPSIFFRTNFEESADDSQLCLQSKKYGRSHSEMILPGIESCDTRPSIIQPDPTCTARRHRHSISGQMSYFKLLGYNVNKKLTGSANSLFSTAVISGSSSAPNLKDMVPPHASAVAAIEGFGGVPPIRPLETLHNALSLRQLDSFLEMMTSAPLFRTPASSPPKYPSPGGSTHESVNQNLGIGGINREYHSSDLEAVRYRKKLNKPTLYITPTPIQYKQSNEGESCDIRNQLSPTSPNSTGWSSEPQSFLSSEPSSPAPTSTGECSMSISLISNEGVQSFNTGPKFPTTPCLDVDFNEFCINIDQDHRESRGSVSYTDYYSNEDGQIRKCGFGAGFNSNLQKIMHTDDLPIDNIDDDEDHTITLKQTEEQKKQDVKQIFEQKDNTVKSSGGYKKIGRFLVESMEIADEDVRIKETDNTDKTKSFVSAKTESTNVEKGHKSRDNATETEQKKLHSSSYKRKNFCRSQSVSMPKMAASKPEMNYSYKCTTKLSSLSNMSDQDLENWKHNMMESKTFSAEKKLEQPILTVASNIADSSNVTIGFNVQEEQKEES from the exons ATGTCTTACACTGAATTGGAACATGGTTATCAG GGTCTACGGAGTGCCAGTCGCCCAATTTTCTATGTAGGGGATATAAATACTGTACAACCAACCCTTGTGGGTCCTGTTGCTTCTTCTATATATCGTTCATCAAAAAGA GCCGAACTGTCGGACGGGTGCAGCAATGATGATGGATGCATGGTTGGGAGTGATTTGGAGGGGGAAGGGAAGCAAGTTCTGGTTGGAGTCTGTGCGATGGCAAAAAAGTCTCAAAGTAAACCCATGAAGGAAATTTTAACAAGATTAGAAGAATTCGAgtacattaaaataatagtatttcCTGAAGAAGTCATTTTAaag gaATCAGTAGAAGATTGGCCAATTGTTGATTGTTTAATAAGCTTCCATAGTAAAGGTTTTCCTCTTGATAAAGCTATAAGTTATGCTAATCTTAGAAATCCTTTCATTATCAATAATTTACCAATGCAGTATGATATTCAG gaCCGTAGAAGAGTCTATGCTATCTTAGAGAGTGAAGGCATTGAAATTCCAAGATATGCTGTCTTAGATAGAGATTCATCTGATCCTAAAC ATCATGAATTGGTGGAATCAGAAGATCATGTTGAAGTTAATGGTGTTACATTTAACAAACCATTTGTGGAAAAGCCAGTATCTGCTGAAGATCACaacatttacatttattatcCTACATCTGCTGGAGGAGGTAGCCAGAGATTATTTAGAAAG ATTGGAAGTCGTAGCAGTGTATATTCACCCGAATCTCGAGTCCGTAAAACAGGTTCTTATATTTATGAGGATTTTATGCCAACCGATGGCACAGATGTCAAGGTATATACCGTTGGTCCAGATTATGCTCATGCTGAAGCTCGAAAAAGCCCAGCATTGGATGGGAAAGTGGAAAGAGATTCAGAGGGGAAAGAAATTCGTTATCCGGTTATATTAAGTAACGCCGAAAAACTGATCAGTAGGAAAGTGTGTTTGGCTTTTAAACAAACAGTTTGCGGTTTCGATTTACTCAG GGCAAATGGTCAGTCATTTGTATGTGATGTTAATGGATTTAGTTTTGTAAagaattcaaataaatattatgacGATTGTGCAAAAATTTTGGGCAATATGATTTTGAGAGAATTGGCACCTACTTTACACATACCATGGAGCGTTCCATTTCAATTAGATGACCCACCTATCGTGCCTACCACGTTTGGAAAAAT GATGGAACTACGTTGTGTTGTTGCTGTTATAAGGCACGGTGATAGAACAccaaaacaaaaaatgaaagtaGAAGTTCGTCATCCCAA gtttttcgaaatatttgcaAAGTATGATGGCTATAAACATGGTCATATTAAATTGAAGCGTCCTAAACAATTACAAGAAATATTGGACACTGCACGCAGTCTGTTAGCAGAAATACAACATCGAGCTGCAGGACCTGAATTAGAAGAAAAGCAAGGGAAATTGGAACAATTAAAAAGTGTGTTAGAAAT gtATGGCCACTTTTCGGGAATAAATCGTAAAGTACAAATGAAATATCAACCAAGAGGACGGCCGAGAGGGAGTTCATCGGACGATG ATCGACTTGGAGAACCATCGcttgttttaattttgaaatgggGTGGAGAATTAACACCAGCTGGTCGTATTCAAGCTGAAGAATTAGGAAGAATATTTCGCTGCATGTATCCTGGAGGTCAAGGTAGACACCTTAGTG GTGATTATGCTGGCGCTCAAGGTTTAGGATTACTTCGTCTTCACTCAACGTTTCGTCACGACCTGAAAATTTATGCAAGTGATGAAGGAAGAGTTCAGATGACAGCAGCAGCATTTGCTAAAGGATTACTTGCATTGGAGGGTGAATTAACCCCTATTTTAGTACAGATGGTGAAGAGTGCGAATACCAATGGTTTATTGGATAACGACTGTGATAGTAGCAAATATCAGAACAT GGTAAAAACACGACTACACGAGTTATTACAACAGGATAGAGAATTTACACGTGAAGATAGAGAACAAATAAATCCCGGAAATGCTCTTAGTATTAATGCTGCAATGGATTTTGTTAAGAACCCTGTACGATGTTGTCAACATGTTCATACTTTAATTCAAAAGTTGATGGATATTGTGCGTATTAAAAAAGATGATCCTAAAACTAAAG atgCAATTCTTTATCACGGTGAAACGTGGGAGTTAATGGGACGTCGATGGGGGAAAATTGAAAAGGATTTCTGTACTAAAAACAAAAGATTCGATATATCAAAGATCCCAGATATTTATGattgtataaaatatgattTGCAACATAACAACCATACCTTGCAATTTGAACATGCGGAAGAACTCTACATTTATTCTAAATACCTAGCAGATATCGTTATACCACAg gaATATGGATTAACAGTGCAAGAGAAGTTAACAATAGGTCAAGGTATTTGCACACCTCTTCTTAAAAAAATAAGAGCTGATTTGCAAAGAAATATTGAAGAGTCTGGGGAAGAAACTGTTAACAGATTGAATCCAAG GTACTCTCATGGTGTTTCGAGCCCCGGTCGGCATGTTCGTACAAGGCTTTATTTTACAAGTGAAAGTCACGTACATTCTTTATTAACCGTCTTACGTTATGGTGGATTACTCGAC GTGGTGAAAGATGAACAATGGCGTCGAGCTATGGAGTACGTTAGCATGGTTTCTGAATTAAATTATATGTCCCAAATTGTAGTGATGTTATATGAAGATCCAACTAAAGATCCCAGTAGCGAAGAACGTTTCCACGTCGAATTACATTTCAGTCCTGGTGTAAATTGTTGTGTGCAAAAGAATCTACCACCAGGGCCAGGTTTCAGACCTCATTCTCGCAACGAAAGTAGTCATAATGTC GGTGAAAGTGGTGGATCTGCTCAAGACACTATTTCACAATGCAGTGCTCGAATAGAAGAAGAAGATatagaattaggaattttggaagatgATTTTATACATCCACCATTACAATCT GATGCAACACCACCATTGATGGAAACTGATGCTGTAGATTCAATGATGGATAGTCCAACAACTAGCAGAGCTGTTGATAtgatggatctagatcctaacatgATGGACGAACCATTTGACAGTGGTTTCTTGCAAAGTTCTGCCCCAATTCCAATATG TGCTAGAACTGTAGCTGGCCATGAAGCCGCAAGACTTGGTAGTCAGTTAGCTGCTAGTCAACGTCAACGACGAGATGCAGAAAGAAGTTCGATTGTTGAACCACGTGCCCGTAGTTATGATCATCAAAGACAAGACAAGTCAGAGAAGG CTGCGGACAAGCTGCAGTATCAGAGCTTGGACGCGGTCAACAAAGAAG AAAAGCATGTGGCCGAGTACCAGACAAAGAAGTATAGTCAGGCTTTGCTGCACGTGCCTACGGGAAAGTCAATGGCTTTGCCGCACTCCTTCAGTTCACCCGAGCTGCCCGTTCCTTCAATCGAAACCTCCACTTCGAGTTCGACACCGTTGGTGACTTTGCATAACACCCCGCTAGCTTCGCCCACCAACAGAACATCGGATGTTACGGATATCGTACTTCCGGTCCCTGTGATTCGACCTTCTATATTTTTCCGTACCAATTTTGAAGAGTCCGCTGACGATTCTCAGCTATGTTTACAGAGTAAGAAATACGGACGTTCCCATTCAGAGATGATACTTCCTGGCATCGAGTCCTGTG ACACACGACCTTCGATCATTCAACCTGACCCTACCTGCACAGCAAGGCGCCACCGTCACAGTATCTCCGGACAGATGAGTTATTTCAAGCTGTTGGGCTACAACGTCAACAAGAAGCTGACAGGATCAGCAAACAGTCTGTTCAGCACTGCAGTGATCAGTGGCTCTTCGAGTGCTCCAAATCTGAAGGACATGGTGCCTCCTCATGCGTCAGCTGTGGCTG CAATAGAAGGTTTTGGCGGTGTACCACCAATAAGGCCTTTGGAAACGCTTCACAATGCATTATCACTGCGTCAGTTGGATTCCTTTTTGGAGATGATGACTAGCGCACCCCTGTTTAGAACGCCAGCTTCTTCGCCCCCAAAATATCCTTCTCCTGGTGGATCAACGCACGAGTCTGTTAATCAAAATCTCGGTATCGGAGGAATCAATCGCGAGTACCACTCTTCCGACCTGGAAGCTGTCAGGTACCGTAAGAAATTAAATAAGCCGACGTT GTATATCACACCAACACCTATACAGTATAAACAGTCAAATGAAGGAGAATCTTGTGATATAAGAAATCAGTTGTCGCCAACCAGTCCCAATa GTACCGGATGGAGTAGCGAACCACAGTCGTTTCTATCATCTGAACCGTCATCGCCTGCGCCAACTTCAACCGGAGAGTGTAGTATGTCCATAAGTTTAATTAGCAACGAAGG AGTTCAGTCATTTAACACTGGCCCCAAATTTCCTACAACGCCGTGTTTGGATGTTGATTTCAacgaattttgtataaatattgatCAAGATCATAGAGAGAGCCGCGGTAGTGTATCGTATACAGATTATTATAGTAATGAAGATGGtcaaattcgaaaatgtggATTTGGTGCCGGCTTTAAtagtaatttacaaaaaattatgcACACTGACGACCTTCCTATTGACAATATCGACGATGATGAGGATCATACAATAACCTTGAAACAAACTGAAGAGCAGAAGAAACAAGATGTGAAACAAATTTTTGAACAGAAAGATAACACTGTAAAATCCAGCGGTGGCTACAAGAAAATTGGAAG GTTTCTTGTTGAAAGTATGGAAATAGCTGATGAAGACGTTAGAATCAAAGAAACTGACAATACAGATAAAACTAAATCATTTGTATCTGCAAAAACTGAATCTACGAATGTAGAAAAGGGGCATAAGAGTAGAGATAATGCAACGGAGACAGAGCAAAAAAAACTTCATTCATCAAGTTATAAAAGGAAGAACTTCTGTCGATCGCAAAGCGTTTCTATGCCAAAAATGGCCGCATCAAAACCTGAAATGAATTATAGCTACAAATGCACAACAAAATTAAGCTCGCTATCAAACATGTCGGAtcaagatttggaaaattggaagcaTAACATGATGGAATCGAAAACTTTTTCTGCAGAAAAGAAATTAGAACAGCCAATTTTAACAGTGGCAAGTAACATAGCAGATAGTTCCAATGTAACAATAGGTTTTAATGTACAGGAAGAGCAAAAAGAAGAATCATAA
- the l(1)G0196 gene encoding inositol hexakisphosphate and diphosphoinositol-pentakisphosphate kinase isoform X2 produces MSYTELEHGYQGLRSASRPIFYVGDINTVQPTLVGPVASSIYRSSKRAELSDGCSNDDGCMVGSDLEGEGKQVLVGVCAMAKKSQSKPMKEILTRLEEFEYIKIIVFPEEVILKESVEDWPIVDCLISFHSKGFPLDKAISYANLRNPFIINNLPMQYDIQDRRRVYAILESEGIEIPRYAVLDRDSSDPKHHELVESEDHVEVNGVTFNKPFVEKPVSAEDHNIYIYYPTSAGGGSQRLFRKIGSRSSVYSPESRVRKTGSYIYEDFMPTDGTDVKVYTVGPDYAHAEARKSPALDGKVERDSEGKEIRYPVILSNAEKLISRKVCLAFKQTVCGFDLLRANGQSFVCDVNGFSFVKNSNKYYDDCAKILGNMILRELAPTLHIPWSVPFQLDDPPIVPTTFGKMMELRCVVAVIRHGDRTPKQKMKVEVRHPKFFEIFAKYDGYKHGHIKLKRPKQLQEILDTARSLLAEIQHRAAGPELEEKQGKLEQLKSVLEMYGHFSGINRKVQMKYQPRGRPRGSSSDDDRLGEPSLVLILKWGGELTPAGRIQAEELGRIFRCMYPGGQGRHLSEEDSEMLPNHGDYAGAQGLGLLRLHSTFRHDLKIYASDEGRVQMTAAAFAKGLLALEGELTPILVQMVKSANTNGLLDNDCDSSKYQNMVKTRLHELLQQDREFTREDREQINPGNALSINAAMDFVKNPVRCCQHVHTLIQKLMDIVRIKKDDPKTKDAILYHGETWELMGRRWGKIEKDFCTKNKRFDISKIPDIYDCIKYDLQHNNHTLQFEHAEELYIYSKYLADIVIPQEYGLTVQEKLTIGQGICTPLLKKIRADLQRNIEESGEETVNRLNPRYSHGVSSPGRHVRTRLYFTSESHVHSLLTVLRYGGLLDVVKDEQWRRAMEYVSMVSELNYMSQIVVMLYEDPTKDPSSEERFHVELHFSPGVNCCVQKNLPPGPGFRPHSRNESSHNVGESGGSAQDTISQCSARIEEEDIELGILEDDFIHPPLQSDATPPLMETDAVDSMMDSPTTSRAVDMMDLDPNMMDEPFDSGFLQSSAPIPICARTVAGHEAARLGSQLAASQRQRRDAERSSIVEPRARSYDHQRQDKSEKAADKLQYQSLDAVNKEEKHVAEYQTKKYSQALLHVPTGKSMALPHSFSSPELPVPSIETSTSSSTPLVTLHNTPLASPTNRTSDVTDIVLPVPVIRPSIFFRTNFEESADDSQLCLQSKKYGRSHSEMILPGIESCDTRPSIIQPDPTCTARRHRHSISGQMSYFKLLGYNVNKKLTGSANSLFSTAVISGSSSAPNLKDMVPPHASAVAAIEGFGGVPPIRPLETLHNALSLRQLDSFLEMMTSAPLFRTPASSPPKYPSPGGSTHESVNQNLGIGGINREYHSSDLEAVRYRKKLNKPTLYITPTPIQYKQSNEGESCDIRNQLSPTSPNSTGWSSEPQSFLSSEPSSPAPTSTGECSMSISLISNEGVQSFNTGPKFPTTPCLDVDFNEFCINIDQDHRESRGSVSYTDYYSNEDGQIRKCGFGAGFNSNLQKIMHTDDLPIDNIDDDEDHTITLKQTEEQKKQDVKQIFEQKDNTVKSSGGYKKIGRFLVESMEIADEDVRIKETDNTDKTKSFVSAKTESTNVEKGHKSRDNATETEQKKLHSSSYKRKNFCRSQSVSMPKMAASKPEMNYSYKCTTKLSSLSNMSDQDLENWKHNMMESKTFSAEKKLEQPILTVASNIADSSNVTIGFNVQEEQKEES; encoded by the exons ATGTCTTACACTGAATTGGAACATGGTTATCAG GGTCTACGGAGTGCCAGTCGCCCAATTTTCTATGTAGGGGATATAAATACTGTACAACCAACCCTTGTGGGTCCTGTTGCTTCTTCTATATATCGTTCATCAAAAAGA GCCGAACTGTCGGACGGGTGCAGCAATGATGATGGATGCATGGTTGGGAGTGATTTGGAGGGGGAAGGGAAGCAAGTTCTGGTTGGAGTCTGTGCGATGGCAAAAAAGTCTCAAAGTAAACCCATGAAGGAAATTTTAACAAGATTAGAAGAATTCGAgtacattaaaataatagtatttcCTGAAGAAGTCATTTTAaag gaATCAGTAGAAGATTGGCCAATTGTTGATTGTTTAATAAGCTTCCATAGTAAAGGTTTTCCTCTTGATAAAGCTATAAGTTATGCTAATCTTAGAAATCCTTTCATTATCAATAATTTACCAATGCAGTATGATATTCAG gaCCGTAGAAGAGTCTATGCTATCTTAGAGAGTGAAGGCATTGAAATTCCAAGATATGCTGTCTTAGATAGAGATTCATCTGATCCTAAAC ATCATGAATTGGTGGAATCAGAAGATCATGTTGAAGTTAATGGTGTTACATTTAACAAACCATTTGTGGAAAAGCCAGTATCTGCTGAAGATCACaacatttacatttattatcCTACATCTGCTGGAGGAGGTAGCCAGAGATTATTTAGAAAG ATTGGAAGTCGTAGCAGTGTATATTCACCCGAATCTCGAGTCCGTAAAACAGGTTCTTATATTTATGAGGATTTTATGCCAACCGATGGCACAGATGTCAAGGTATATACCGTTGGTCCAGATTATGCTCATGCTGAAGCTCGAAAAAGCCCAGCATTGGATGGGAAAGTGGAAAGAGATTCAGAGGGGAAAGAAATTCGTTATCCGGTTATATTAAGTAACGCCGAAAAACTGATCAGTAGGAAAGTGTGTTTGGCTTTTAAACAAACAGTTTGCGGTTTCGATTTACTCAG GGCAAATGGTCAGTCATTTGTATGTGATGTTAATGGATTTAGTTTTGTAAagaattcaaataaatattatgacGATTGTGCAAAAATTTTGGGCAATATGATTTTGAGAGAATTGGCACCTACTTTACACATACCATGGAGCGTTCCATTTCAATTAGATGACCCACCTATCGTGCCTACCACGTTTGGAAAAAT GATGGAACTACGTTGTGTTGTTGCTGTTATAAGGCACGGTGATAGAACAccaaaacaaaaaatgaaagtaGAAGTTCGTCATCCCAA gtttttcgaaatatttgcaAAGTATGATGGCTATAAACATGGTCATATTAAATTGAAGCGTCCTAAACAATTACAAGAAATATTGGACACTGCACGCAGTCTGTTAGCAGAAATACAACATCGAGCTGCAGGACCTGAATTAGAAGAAAAGCAAGGGAAATTGGAACAATTAAAAAGTGTGTTAGAAAT gtATGGCCACTTTTCGGGAATAAATCGTAAAGTACAAATGAAATATCAACCAAGAGGACGGCCGAGAGGGAGTTCATCGGACGATG ATCGACTTGGAGAACCATCGcttgttttaattttgaaatgggGTGGAGAATTAACACCAGCTGGTCGTATTCAAGCTGAAGAATTAGGAAGAATATTTCGCTGCATGTATCCTGGAGGTCAAGGTAGACACCTTAGTG aGGAAGACTCAGAGATGTTACCAAACCACG GTGATTATGCTGGCGCTCAAGGTTTAGGATTACTTCGTCTTCACTCAACGTTTCGTCACGACCTGAAAATTTATGCAAGTGATGAAGGAAGAGTTCAGATGACAGCAGCAGCATTTGCTAAAGGATTACTTGCATTGGAGGGTGAATTAACCCCTATTTTAGTACAGATGGTGAAGAGTGCGAATACCAATGGTTTATTGGATAACGACTGTGATAGTAGCAAATATCAGAACAT GGTAAAAACACGACTACACGAGTTATTACAACAGGATAGAGAATTTACACGTGAAGATAGAGAACAAATAAATCCCGGAAATGCTCTTAGTATTAATGCTGCAATGGATTTTGTTAAGAACCCTGTACGATGTTGTCAACATGTTCATACTTTAATTCAAAAGTTGATGGATATTGTGCGTATTAAAAAAGATGATCCTAAAACTAAAG atgCAATTCTTTATCACGGTGAAACGTGGGAGTTAATGGGACGTCGATGGGGGAAAATTGAAAAGGATTTCTGTACTAAAAACAAAAGATTCGATATATCAAAGATCCCAGATATTTATGattgtataaaatatgattTGCAACATAACAACCATACCTTGCAATTTGAACATGCGGAAGAACTCTACATTTATTCTAAATACCTAGCAGATATCGTTATACCACAg gaATATGGATTAACAGTGCAAGAGAAGTTAACAATAGGTCAAGGTATTTGCACACCTCTTCTTAAAAAAATAAGAGCTGATTTGCAAAGAAATATTGAAGAGTCTGGGGAAGAAACTGTTAACAGATTGAATCCAAG GTACTCTCATGGTGTTTCGAGCCCCGGTCGGCATGTTCGTACAAGGCTTTATTTTACAAGTGAAAGTCACGTACATTCTTTATTAACCGTCTTACGTTATGGTGGATTACTCGAC GTGGTGAAAGATGAACAATGGCGTCGAGCTATGGAGTACGTTAGCATGGTTTCTGAATTAAATTATATGTCCCAAATTGTAGTGATGTTATATGAAGATCCAACTAAAGATCCCAGTAGCGAAGAACGTTTCCACGTCGAATTACATTTCAGTCCTGGTGTAAATTGTTGTGTGCAAAAGAATCTACCACCAGGGCCAGGTTTCAGACCTCATTCTCGCAACGAAAGTAGTCATAATGTC GGTGAAAGTGGTGGATCTGCTCAAGACACTATTTCACAATGCAGTGCTCGAATAGAAGAAGAAGATatagaattaggaattttggaagatgATTTTATACATCCACCATTACAATCT GATGCAACACCACCATTGATGGAAACTGATGCTGTAGATTCAATGATGGATAGTCCAACAACTAGCAGAGCTGTTGATAtgatggatctagatcctaacatgATGGACGAACCATTTGACAGTGGTTTCTTGCAAAGTTCTGCCCCAATTCCAATATG TGCTAGAACTGTAGCTGGCCATGAAGCCGCAAGACTTGGTAGTCAGTTAGCTGCTAGTCAACGTCAACGACGAGATGCAGAAAGAAGTTCGATTGTTGAACCACGTGCCCGTAGTTATGATCATCAAAGACAAGACAAGTCAGAGAAGG CTGCGGACAAGCTGCAGTATCAGAGCTTGGACGCGGTCAACAAAGAAG AAAAGCATGTGGCCGAGTACCAGACAAAGAAGTATAGTCAGGCTTTGCTGCACGTGCCTACGGGAAAGTCAATGGCTTTGCCGCACTCCTTCAGTTCACCCGAGCTGCCCGTTCCTTCAATCGAAACCTCCACTTCGAGTTCGACACCGTTGGTGACTTTGCATAACACCCCGCTAGCTTCGCCCACCAACAGAACATCGGATGTTACGGATATCGTACTTCCGGTCCCTGTGATTCGACCTTCTATATTTTTCCGTACCAATTTTGAAGAGTCCGCTGACGATTCTCAGCTATGTTTACAGAGTAAGAAATACGGACGTTCCCATTCAGAGATGATACTTCCTGGCATCGAGTCCTGTG ACACACGACCTTCGATCATTCAACCTGACCCTACCTGCACAGCAAGGCGCCACCGTCACAGTATCTCCGGACAGATGAGTTATTTCAAGCTGTTGGGCTACAACGTCAACAAGAAGCTGACAGGATCAGCAAACAGTCTGTTCAGCACTGCAGTGATCAGTGGCTCTTCGAGTGCTCCAAATCTGAAGGACATGGTGCCTCCTCATGCGTCAGCTGTGGCTG CAATAGAAGGTTTTGGCGGTGTACCACCAATAAGGCCTTTGGAAACGCTTCACAATGCATTATCACTGCGTCAGTTGGATTCCTTTTTGGAGATGATGACTAGCGCACCCCTGTTTAGAACGCCAGCTTCTTCGCCCCCAAAATATCCTTCTCCTGGTGGATCAACGCACGAGTCTGTTAATCAAAATCTCGGTATCGGAGGAATCAATCGCGAGTACCACTCTTCCGACCTGGAAGCTGTCAGGTACCGTAAGAAATTAAATAAGCCGACGTT GTATATCACACCAACACCTATACAGTATAAACAGTCAAATGAAGGAGAATCTTGTGATATAAGAAATCAGTTGTCGCCAACCAGTCCCAATa GTACCGGATGGAGTAGCGAACCACAGTCGTTTCTATCATCTGAACCGTCATCGCCTGCGCCAACTTCAACCGGAGAGTGTAGTATGTCCATAAGTTTAATTAGCAACGAAGG AGTTCAGTCATTTAACACTGGCCCCAAATTTCCTACAACGCCGTGTTTGGATGTTGATTTCAacgaattttgtataaatattgatCAAGATCATAGAGAGAGCCGCGGTAGTGTATCGTATACAGATTATTATAGTAATGAAGATGGtcaaattcgaaaatgtggATTTGGTGCCGGCTTTAAtagtaatttacaaaaaattatgcACACTGACGACCTTCCTATTGACAATATCGACGATGATGAGGATCATACAATAACCTTGAAACAAACTGAAGAGCAGAAGAAACAAGATGTGAAACAAATTTTTGAACAGAAAGATAACACTGTAAAATCCAGCGGTGGCTACAAGAAAATTGGAAG GTTTCTTGTTGAAAGTATGGAAATAGCTGATGAAGACGTTAGAATCAAAGAAACTGACAATACAGATAAAACTAAATCATTTGTATCTGCAAAAACTGAATCTACGAATGTAGAAAAGGGGCATAAGAGTAGAGATAATGCAACGGAGACAGAGCAAAAAAAACTTCATTCATCAAGTTATAAAAGGAAGAACTTCTGTCGATCGCAAAGCGTTTCTATGCCAAAAATGGCCGCATCAAAACCTGAAATGAATTATAGCTACAAATGCACAACAAAATTAAGCTCGCTATCAAACATGTCGGAtcaagatttggaaaattggaagcaTAACATGATGGAATCGAAAACTTTTTCTGCAGAAAAGAAATTAGAACAGCCAATTTTAACAGTGGCAAGTAACATAGCAGATAGTTCCAATGTAACAATAGGTTTTAATGTACAGGAAGAGCAAAAAGAAGAATCATAA